The region ACGGCGCTGTTGAAGTGGACCGGGTGCAATCCATCTATAAAGCCCTTCCTGCTCCAAAACCCCTCTAATGTCTGTCAGTATCCTGAGGGAGCCACTACAGGTGAAAGAAGTTTCAGTACCCATACACCCAGGAAGAAGTCTGCCGCAGATGGTCAGTGTGAGGGTTCAAGGGGACACACGGCACCATTCGGCAAAGACAATGCACAATTGCAGCCAGTGTGGAAAAGGCTTCTCTGATCTGTGCCACCTCAGAGCTCACCAGCAGATTCACACAGGTGAGAGGCAGTTCTGCTGTACCATCTGTGGACGCAGTTTCACCAAACTGAGTAACCTGAAAGCCACACGCAGGGTTCACACTGGCGAGAGAGACCTTACATCTGCACGGGCCTGCGGGAAAAGGTTTACCCAGAAATGCAACTTGAAGAGGCATCAGAGAATTCACTCTGAGTTCACTCACTCTAATGTATGACGAGGACGTGGAGGGGTGATAGTGGTCGAATCTGGTACTTTacacattaacagattaattgATGTTTTGTTGACtggttaatttattgttttaatatcatGCATTGTATTAAAAGGCTAAACCTCATTTTCGAGAACCTTATGCTCCGACAAATTTCTTCTGTAGTGATGTGACTGGATCACTCAGGGGAAAATACCAATTTTATCACGATGAATagtcaaaaaatgttaaaacagagCACTTTTCCATTCTCTCTGGATATGGAACAGGCTATTTCTCACAAATAAATGTCCACATTTTACCCTAAAATCAAAGAAGAGAAAAATAgaagaggatatatatatatatatatatatattatatatatatatatatatatatatatatatatatatatatcataaaatgccaacacacacacacactatgcatGCATTACAGTTAtgtaaatgcaaaacaacaaccattaataatagtgataaatTATAATGGGCCTAAAAGTATACTTTCtgtatgcaaaataatatttccatccttttgattttggggttgAAAAATACGACCTGGACAGTTTCACCCATGCTTTTGAAATTTTCTGTATTTGTATGGGTTTGGTGGTTCCTCTGGTTATCAGAATGGAGTTTTACAAGCCTTTACAACACAATTGCTCAAGTATAAACTGGTAAATTAGATCCCTTTTGATTTGTTTGTATATTCAGATGCTTAGCATTAGCTCTTTGAATTGGTGCATATATAATGGTGCATTactgttttttccttttcttttaagATATGCAGTAAACTGTTTGCAAAACTAATTTATGTGCAAATGCTGCTGTGGGCTAAAAtagttatatgtttatatttaggtGTCAGTGGTTAAAGGTTCAAACCTATGCAGGAGGGCCAATGAAAGCACCTGCTAAACTTCAAATGACTATTTCAAAATGTAGTGACATTAAAATTCACATGGTTCCAGTGGGGGTTTTTTTAGAGCAGTAAAGCATGAGTACTGATGTACAGCTGGTGCATTCAAGCTACTTAAAGCCCTGGCACAGAGCTTCTGTATTCGCTTAATCTCTTTGGTTGACTCGGGCGAAAATCCCAACGAGACTAAGAACCACTGTGTTCGTGATTTTATTACAACACTGTGCGAAAACTCTTCCAGTAATGCATGCAAATTGTAAGGACACGATTATTGGTGAATCAGGTACACCAGAGTAAGCCATGTACATTACAGGCTCTATGACtgtaattaaaattacttttattctttttctgtgaaaatgaaaaatataaatgatgaaattGCATTGAAAATGGACCAAATGGCATGACGTTAATGTCTACTTTTTTGTCATATGTTGTTTTGTAAAGTTAATGTCGGCAAAATTAAATACTTCTGCATCTGTTTGGTATGTACATGGGTCATGTGATATTCTCATGTGGTCTTTTTGATAACTGACATGTTCTCCTTCTTTATTGCACTAATACTGATACTAATactgatatgtgaccctggacgacaaaaccagtcttatgttgcatggatatatttgtagcaatagttaacaatacattgtatgggtcaaattatcattttgttttttatgccaaaaatcattaggatattaagtaaaaatcatgttccatgaagatattttgtaaatttcctaccataaataaatctaaacttaatttttgattagtaatatgcattgctaagaacttcatttggacaactttaaagacgattttttttcaaaattgtgatttatttaatttttttttttttttttttttttgcaccctcagattccagaggTTCAAATAGGAAATAGGAAATTAATgggaattaatatttaattaatatataattttattttaaaactgcaaaTCAGCATCAGTCCTTGGTAatctctaaataaatacatattcaaaTGATAAAATAGGTCTAAGGAAACTTAACATACTCTTATTAACACATAGGGAATACACAATTTGAATAACAACACAAGGATCATAACGTCAGTTCTGTGCGTTTATTAAAAGCTAAACGTTGCTCCTTCAGCTCACTACTTGCACACTTAGCACACTATCTGTGGCATCTTCCAGTCCACTGGAGGGCAGTCAcatatgaaaacaacaaacattttctgCATCCGCTCGAGATGACACTGTCAACTTCAACGATCATATTACCACAATAACATCGTCTTTTTTCGCGTTGTTCCGTGTGTTTTTTGTGAGGGATTCGCTGTGCGAGGGTCGTTTTCATAAGGTACTTATACTGTCTAAATAATGTGGCTTTtgttatttactttttacattaaagGCCCGAAGAGAGAGTCACTACCGAGCTTATTTACCATAGAAAACCAAGTGAAAACATTCCTGTGCATATATAGACGTATTTCTAATAACATAGCATTTGCAGAGATAATCAGATTGTGTGTTGCATCATGCACGTGgtgcacaaaacaacaacaaccaaaacgCCCACCTGCTGAGAGTCTTGATGAAAATACCAGATTTTGAACAAGTTGAGACGGGTATGGGTTGGTCGTCTGATGCCAGTAATATCACAGCTGTCTGATTCTGTCTTTATGTCTTTTTAGGGTGTCTAGTCATTGTCTGCATCAAGGCCTCCTCGAGGAGACGGGACGACGGTCAGAAGCCCTGTTCCTCACATTCCAGTCTCAGCTCTCCGTTGTCATGGAGACCGTCCTCAAGTCAGCCATGTTGATAACCAGGCTGGTGGAGGACAGCTTCCTCAAGGAAGTGGGTCAACGAAAACAGGAGGTGGAGGTCTTGAAACGAAGGTTGCAGTTGTCTGAGAGTAAACTGAGGGAGAGGGAGCGGGAATGGGAACGGGGGAGGAAGACACGGTGCCTGGACTGTGCACGGACAGGAGAGTCCAGCAGCAGAGATGAGAGCCAGCCAGTAGAGACAGTCCGGGGTGAGCTTCAACTTCTGCTGTTATTCATAACTTAAACTAttcaaatccatccatccatcctttccCGATATATCTTATCCTACAGTATGTAGGGAGGACTGAAGCCTATTCCAGCATCTCTGAGTCAGACCCAAATGCAGGCTATTAAAAaccattttactttaaaaaccgtcaactgtaataaaataaaataaatgtattagatGTAAAcatgtaactgaaataaaacaagttgaaATGCTAAAACTActcacactgaaataaaaataattttaggcgaaggtaaatataaaaataaaaaaaaatcccaataaaaataacaaagctaattaaaagtatttaaaaaatgctagtatataaataatactgaaataacactggttaCAGTATACGTATCTAAAACTGGACAATAACAAGACACTAGAATTAAATAGGCTAAATCTGAAAtacatagatttaaataaatataatactaaacatcttattttacatttaaatttgacctattattaataataataataataataataatatatatatatatatatatatatatatatatatatatatataaaataaccatatttatctTTTCTATTACTAATCCACACTCATACAGACATTCTTTACAACAttatgaatctatctatctatctatctatctatctatctatctatctatctatctatctatctatctatctatctatctatctatctatctatctatctatctatctatctatctcaggaccttttaaaactatttcttaTTGTTAGTCTTAGTAATACTACTCTTATTATCATGGTTGTATTCCTGCCCTTGGAAGTTCACCAAAGCATGTCCTTTAAAATGTCTGAAGaatctcaaaatataaattttcaattTAATAGATATTTGCAAGCTACAACAGTGTGCAGTTCTTTCTCCATTCTCAAAAGCAAATGattataggtgtttttttttttttgtttttttttttaattttaacatcatctcaaagttgaataaataagctttccattgatgtatggtttgtgaggatacaattatttgaaaatctggactctgagggtgcaaaaaatacaaaatattgagaaaatcacctttaaaattatccaagttcttagcaatgcatattactaatcaaaaattaggttttgatatatttacggtagaaaaatttacaaaatatcttcatggaacatgatctttacttaatatccttatgatttttggcataaaagaaaaattgataattctgacccatgcaatgtttttttggctattgctaaaaatataccccagcgacttaagactggttttgtggtccagggtcccaTATGTTCTTCAtatgttcaaatactttttgtgctGTTCCTTAATTTTGTTTCCTTTCTTCTGGTGCAGGAGCAGACAGCCTTTGTTTAGGCCTAAGCCTGAGAGATCAATCTACCAATCAACCTACACTAACTGAAGATGTGTGGAGTGCCAGACAACGCCTGGAGACTAACAAACAaactacagcacacacacactctatggAGAAGAATGATGTACACAGACAGAATGCAAAAGAGATTGTCACACCTAACTCCAACGCACAGATTCATCAGGATTTTCTACAGAGGATTCTGGGCAATTCAGTCATTCACAGTGAGTCCACTAGTGACTTCAAACCCACAGTGAGCAATTTAGACAAATCCAACAAAAACTTTACTCTCGATAAGGAAATGGACTCAAACCCCTCAAGACTTTTACAAAGTCCTAAGGCTCAGGATGCGCACAAGGACTTGCCGGCGTCTTCGCCAAACAGCAGAGTGAAAACCGAAACGGAGCTGGATCTTCTACCTGTCAAGGAGGAGGAAGAGATGGTTCCGGTGTGGGACAGCGTCAACAGAGATGACGGATGCCATGCAGAAATGGCTGATCCGAGTCAGGGAGAGCTCAGAGGACCTTGTGATCAGGAGGAGATACAGGTAGAAAGCTTTCCAGGTCTAAACTCTCTCGACATCCCAGACGCAACCTCATATTTCACACCTTATTCAGTCAGCACATTGGTACATCAAGGTATTAGGGCACAACATAGTCATTTATGCACAACAGAGCTGATGCTGTCTAGCATTCCAGAGAGGTCACATTCATTTGTCCAACCAGAAAATGGACAAAGTTATCCTGGTTCAAAAGGTTCTGTCCTCTATTCTCACATTGATGTTTGTCCAAGCGAGAAAGCAATCAGCCATGCACAGTACCCACAGCGTTTCTCTCAGGACAAACATGGGACGCCTGAACAAATCCATGCAGAAAGATCCCACCATTGCACCCAGTGTGGGAAAAAGTTTGTGAGAGCATGCGACCTCAAGGCTCATTCGCTGATCCACAAGGGCAAGAAGCCTCTGAGCTGTTCGCAGTGCGATCAGACGTTCGCGTACAACTTCGAGCTCAAGGCTCACCAGCGAAAACCAATCAGGGGAGCGACCTCACGTCTGTCCGCACTGCGGCAAGGCCTTCGCTCGAATGAGCAACTTCAGGCAGCATCAGAACATTCACACTCGGAGAGAAACTCTTCAGCTGCGCTCAATGCGGGATGAGATTCAATCGAGCCACCAACCTGCGAGTTCATCTCAGGCGACACAGCTACGCGGGGAAGACTTACAATTGCCCTTATTTGTGGAAAGAGCTTTCTGAATCCCAGGCAAATGAAAGCTCATTTACTGAAAGTCCATGGAAGAGGAGGGAAATAAACATAACTAATATGTTTGGAAATTCAGTTTGAACTGATTGGATCAATTCATGTTTAGATGTTATAAATGGTCTGCTCTGTTAAAACTCAAGAAGATACTACTGTCCCATAGTTGCCACCTTAGAGACAACTAAACAAGATGTGTACAAACTGTTATGCATGGAATATTTTCATTATGGAAAGATGAGGAAACTTATTTAGGTTTTATTCCTGATTTTCATCAACAGGAGTTAATTTGCTGTTGTATGATCAGTGTGTAATAGCtggtatatattatgtatttaatgtttttatatattcctTCCAAACAACAGTAAAGACAGAGTATGTATGTAGCACATCCTTTTTCCTGAGAATGTCTTACTTTACACTTTATATTTTGACTTAAAAGGTACCCTGGCCTTCACTTAAATTGTGATGTGTCCCTGTAGCTTCAACTTTCATGGCATTTTTTGTTGGAAAAAGTAAATGAACCATCAGATGTAGCAAATGGTAGCACCTCTCTTTCTTGTTTCTGACAATCAGCCCCACATCATCAAGTCACTAAAGTTAGTCCAAAATCCTCTAGATCCATTTCAGTCTTCCATTCagacttttcagtgtttttttttggattgatgAACACTCTTGTTGGACAATACACGACCTCCTGCTCAGCCATTTCCACAAGATGTGATCTCCAGCAGCATTGTGTCTTGATGCCTGCCTCTCCTGGAGTGATTGTAGTCGGACAACTATTATTCCCCACATACAGGTCATTATCTGATGGATTTGTATACTTTTTTCCAACAAAAGCAGTAAATGCTAGTAAGACATTAAATTgggaatatttaatttgatatttgttATTGGATAAGTTTTATTATTCCTTCTGACTAATGCAAGACTGCAGATATTTCTGACAAACATTCAGCACaccatatgaaatataattttaaatgaatattgtcTCTCTTTTTGCAGACTCTATCTTTGTCTGTTATGATAATAAACAAGCATGTGTTATTTGCATGTGATAGTATACATAACCTGAGAATTAACTCTATTTTAATTCAAAGCAGTCAGTCTaccacaaaacatgtttttttaagcaGAATATTACGGAAGCATAGAAATGGTTCTAAATGCATCCAAACTGATACAAAATTAACAATGGAAATTGTGGTTTActaatttgttgttgtgtttgttgtagATGGGCCAAAGGTTTGCAGAGCACATTTCCACGGAACAAGGAAATTTACAGCCCATAAACAAGCAGAGGACGTTCAGTGTAAGCAGTTATACAAAGTGAATTTCATTTAAAGGCTTTTGAACGATCATCAAGTGACCAGTATTACTTTGTTTCTTGTGTTTTCACCAGGTTGTGGCCAGGGAGGTCCTGACCCAGTTTCAGGTGTGGCAGAGGGCCTGCTATAGCAGGAACATCGAGTGGGGTCCGATTATAGCGAAGGTTCAGTCCTCTTCATTTTTCCGTCTGATGAGATGATCCATTTTGATTACCTGAAATGAATGAAGATAAAGTCATGTTTACAGAGAGTGTATTGTGGTTTACTTTTACACAGATAATTTCTGCATTGCCGCAGTTTTATGGACGGGAGGCAGAGGTGATCGTACGATGCACTAAGATGCTACACAACCGCAGGGATTACCTTCGAAGGAGAGCAAAGGTTAGAGTTCACAGGCTCAAAGATTTCATCTCTTAATTGCTTGTATGATGATGAATCATACATGAATTCCTCTTATTTCTGATGCAATTGTGTGAATAAAGGTAATTCCTTAGGGGTTATATTGCTTAGATGTTATGGAAGAAAGCTAATtggaaaaaagaaacatttaaaattgacattatatatgtataacttAACAATTAGaataatagataaatagacaaatagattattttaaacaaatgtattagcTTAGGTGTTTTGAAAATCTGTCCTGCTAGCATAGGATGGTCTACCCATATAatgtttaagggatagttcacccaaaaatgaaaattatgttgttaatttcTCACTCTCATGTAAttacaaacccgtaagaccttcgttcttcttcagaacacaaattaagatttttttttttgatgaaatccaagagctttcttctgaccctgcatagacagaaaCACAACTGACACGACATGAGTGAGAGTTcacccag is a window of Cyprinus carpio isolate SPL01 chromosome B1, ASM1834038v1, whole genome shotgun sequence DNA encoding:
- the LOC109060912 gene encoding uncharacterized protein LOC109060912 isoform X1, which codes for METVLKSAMLITRLVEDSFLKEVGQRKQEVEVLKRRLQLSESKLREREREWERGRKTRCLDCARTGESSSRDESQPVETVRGADSLCLGLSLRDQSTNQPTLTEDVWSARQRLETNKQTTAHTHSMEKNDVHRQNAKEIVTPNSNAQIHQDFLQRILGNSVIHSESTSDFKPTVSNLDKSNKNFTLDKEMDSNPSRLLQSPKAQDAHKDLPASSPNSRVKTETELDLLPVKEEEEMVPVWDSVNRDDGCHAEMADPSQGELRGPCDQEEIQMGQRFAEHISTEQGNLQPINKQRTFSVVAREVLTQFQVWQRACYSRNIEWGPIIAKIISALPQFYGREAEVIVRCTKMLHNRRDYLRRRAKTHITVLRTGESPCISKCTQCCDKYHCPFCETWVYKPRESGSVVNHVQNHLKLAVHQDDFTIVKCNLKCREYAHFHCCYCPATVLRRGQLKTHLTNCKQKFNAEEEFEGTYSFEDSPEHE
- the LOC109060912 gene encoding uncharacterized protein LOC109060912 isoform X2, encoding METVLKSAMLITRLVEDSFLKEVGQRKQEVEVLKRRLQLSESKLREREREWERGRKTRCLDCARTGESSSRDESQPVETVRGADSLCLGLSLRDQSTNQPTLTEDVWSARQRLETNKQTTAHTHSMEKNDVHRQNAKEIVTPNSNAQIHQDFLQRILGNSVIHSESTSDFKPTVSNLDKSNKNFTLDKEMDSNPSRLLQSPKAQDAHKDLPASSPNSRVKTETELDLLPVKEEEEMVPVWDSVNRDDGCHAEMADPSQGELRGPCDQEEIQMGQRFAEHISTEQGNLQPINKQRTFSVVAREVLTQFQVWQRACYSRNIEWGPIIAKIISALPQFYGREAEVIVRCTKMLHNRRDYLRRRAKETAVERSLLPMGQRYLVQLQRSDVQNVKL